From Microbacterium sp. 10M-3C3:
TACGGCGCGGCCAAGTCGTTCAACGAGGGCCTCATCCGCAGCTTCCGCGCGATGCAGGGCCTGGACTACGTGCTGCTGCGCTACTTCAACGTCTACGGCCCGCGGATGGACGTCCACGGTCTCTACACCGAGGTGCTCGTGCGCTGGATGGAGCGGATCGCCGACGGCCGCCCGCCGCTCATCTTCGGCGACGGCACGCAGACGATGGACTTCGTGTGCGTGCCCGACATCGCCCGCGCGAACGTGCTGGCCGCCGAGAGCGACGTCGTCGAGGGCGTCTACAACATCGCCAGCGGCACCGAGACGAGCCTCCTCGGGCTCGCCGAGGCGCTGCTGCGCGCGATGGACTCCGACCTCGACGTCGAGCACGGTCCCGAGCGCGCGGTGAACGGTGTCGTGCGCCGGCTCGCCGACACCGAGGCCGCGCGCCGCGACCTCGGCTTCGAGGCATCCATCGGCCTGGAGGAGGGGCTGCGGATGCTCGTGGACTGGTGGCGCCCGCTGCGCGAGGAGATCGCGCTCGGCCGGACGGTGGTGGCGGCATGAGTCTCGTTCAGGAGTCGCGCATCAACGTCATGACGCCGTGGCTCGGCGCCGACGAAGTGGCCGCCGTCACGGCCGTCATCGAGTCGGGCTGGGTCGCGCAGGGGCCGAAGGTCGCCGAGTTCGAGCGTGCCTTCGCGCGCGCGATGCAGGCGCAGGAAGCGGTCGCGGTGTCGAACTGCACCACGGCGCTGCACCTCGCGCTCGTGGTGGCCGGGATCGGCGCGGGCGACGACGTCGTCGTGCCGTCGTTCTCGTTCATCGCGACGACGAACGCGCCGACGTACGTGGGCGCGCGACCGGTCTTCGCCGACGTGGACGCCGCCACTGGCAACGTCACCGCGGCGACGGTCGAGGCGGCGCTCACGCCCGCCACGCGGGCCGTGATCGTGGTCGACCAGGGCGGCATCCCGGTCGATCTCGACGCCGTGCGCGCGGTGTGCGATCCGCGCGACATCGTCGTCATCGAGGACGCCGCGTGCGGCGCCGGGTCGACGTACAAGGGGCGGCCGGTGGGCGCCGGCGCCGAGCTCGCGGCGTGGTCCTTCCACCCGCGAAAGATCCTCACGACCGGCGAGGGCGGCATGCTCACCACGAGCAACCCCGCGTGGGCGGCCCGCGCGCGGATGCTGCGCGAGCACGCGATGAGCGTCTCGGCCGCCGACCGCCACGCGAGCCTGGTCTCGCCGCCCGAGGAGTACGCCGAGGTCGGCTTCAACTTCCGCATGACCGATCTGCAAGCCGCTGTCGGGCTCGTGCAGCTGTCGAAGCTCCCCGAGGTCGTCGGTCGTCGCCGCGTCAACGCCGCCCGTTACCGCGGCGCGATCGCCGGCATCCGGGGACTTCGCCTCGTCGACGACCCCGCCTACGGCACCGCGAACTTCCAGTCGCTGTGGGTCGAGGTCGGCGACGAGTACCCGCTCGACCGTGAGGCGCTGCTTGTCGCCCTGGCGGATGCGGGGATCTCGGCGCGCCGCGGCATCATGGCCGCGCACCGGCAGCCGCCCTACCGCCACCTCGCGGCGGCGGGCTCGCTCCCGGTCACCGAGCGACTCACCGACCGCACGCTCATCCTGCCGCTGTTCCACACGCTCACCGCCGCGGACCAGGACAGGGTCGTGGCGGTGCTGCGCGATCCGCGACGGGATGCGGCATGACGGACGGTGTCCTGCTCGTGGGCGCGAGCGGTCT
This genomic window contains:
- a CDS encoding NAD-dependent epimerase/dehydratase family protein yields the protein MVNIAGADVFVTGGAGTIGSTLVDQLVTAGAGRIQVLDNLVRGRRANLDDALASGRVELVDGDIRDAALVDELTRGKDLVFHQAAIRITQCAEEPRLALEVLVDGTFNVVESAARHRVGKLVAASSASVYGMAEEFPTTERHHHHNNDTLYGAAKSFNEGLIRSFRAMQGLDYVLLRYFNVYGPRMDVHGLYTEVLVRWMERIADGRPPLIFGDGTQTMDFVCVPDIARANVLAAESDVVEGVYNIASGTETSLLGLAEALLRAMDSDLDVEHGPERAVNGVVRRLADTEAARRDLGFEASIGLEEGLRMLVDWWRPLREEIALGRTVVAA
- a CDS encoding DegT/DnrJ/EryC1/StrS family aminotransferase — its product is MSLVQESRINVMTPWLGADEVAAVTAVIESGWVAQGPKVAEFERAFARAMQAQEAVAVSNCTTALHLALVVAGIGAGDDVVVPSFSFIATTNAPTYVGARPVFADVDAATGNVTAATVEAALTPATRAVIVVDQGGIPVDLDAVRAVCDPRDIVVIEDAACGAGSTYKGRPVGAGAELAAWSFHPRKILTTGEGGMLTTSNPAWAARARMLREHAMSVSAADRHASLVSPPEEYAEVGFNFRMTDLQAAVGLVQLSKLPEVVGRRRVNAARYRGAIAGIRGLRLVDDPAYGTANFQSLWVEVGDEYPLDREALLVALADAGISARRGIMAAHRQPPYRHLAAAGSLPVTERLTDRTLILPLFHTLTAADQDRVVAVLRDPRRDAA